The Archangium lipolyticum genome contains a region encoding:
- a CDS encoding DUF3108 domain-containing protein: MRKQFRGVSTGLLFGLALSGTALAQGQTAFGPGEQARYRVHYLGMTAGTAQVTVGAPMKQWGKEVWPIVAVAKTDSVAGVWPIKDKFVSYWDFGAQRVLGSDMHEDENNRRRRVRVKLSEDGRSAHVVKQKEGETPREYDHELAEGTLDVAGATFALRNRALEVGKEYSYPVFTGSKSFQMKAKVESKETLSTRLGKQEVYRMRVYTEFSGNLASKRDMVVWMTADARHLPVRIEADLALGSLVAELTGYEQGKVIAPAPAVASGNGT, translated from the coding sequence ATGCGTAAGCAGTTCAGGGGAGTGTCCACCGGTTTGCTGTTCGGCCTCGCGCTGTCGGGGACGGCCCTGGCCCAGGGACAGACGGCCTTTGGTCCCGGTGAGCAGGCGCGCTACCGCGTCCACTACCTCGGGATGACGGCGGGCACGGCCCAGGTGACGGTGGGCGCCCCCATGAAGCAGTGGGGCAAGGAAGTGTGGCCCATCGTGGCGGTGGCGAAGACGGACTCGGTGGCCGGGGTGTGGCCCATCAAGGACAAGTTCGTCTCCTATTGGGACTTCGGCGCGCAGCGGGTGCTGGGCTCGGACATGCACGAGGACGAGAACAACCGGCGCCGCCGCGTGCGCGTGAAGCTGAGCGAGGACGGCAGGTCCGCGCACGTGGTGAAGCAGAAGGAGGGCGAGACGCCCCGCGAGTACGACCACGAGCTGGCCGAGGGCACCCTCGACGTCGCCGGGGCCACCTTCGCGCTGCGCAACCGCGCGCTGGAGGTGGGCAAGGAGTACAGCTACCCCGTCTTCACCGGCTCGAAGAGCTTCCAGATGAAGGCGAAGGTGGAGTCCAAGGAGACGCTCTCCACGAGGCTGGGGAAGCAGGAGGTGTACCGGATGCGCGTGTACACCGAGTTCTCCGGCAACCTGGCCTCCAAGCGCGACATGGTGGTGTGGATGACGGCGGACGCGCGGCACCTGCCGGTGCGCATCGAGGCGGACCTGGCCCTGGGTTCGCTCGTCGCCGAGTTGACGGGGTACGAGCAGGGCAAGGTCATCGCGCCAGCTCCGGCGGTGGCCTCCGGGAACGGAACCTAG
- a CDS encoding DUF4091 domain-containing protein: MGAGWLAEGLLAGLLAAAPEPRVVSALEKVRPGVELKGEKEARLSLARGECEAAQVVLPPGTSSVRVKPLSLRGPGKGELKASVWREAFLDVKTPSNSQGSTGPWPDPLVPVEAPPGPKGVPTVLYVELCAPESQAPGTYQGALRVEAEGKALASVPFTAEVQPFVLPATSSLPNSFGVSLYSIARRHGLKPESPEARELLRAYAGELLAHRISAHGMSMEPPPVRFEGGKAVVDFRAYDAEMSPFLEGTALASGARFTTAEVRDNPTARTDKEKAAYYRAFAEHFRQKGWRAQLFFYAKDEPKPEDVALVRTQALRVRAAGKDVPVLVTAPLDDALRGSADILAPTLNCFFPRPGPQTCRNVVSAQALRGKLDPHVKVWWYQSCNSHGCTGGPAEDPAVEKVYGSWASYMVDHPAPLNRAMGPLAFLSGVDGELYFDTVYAYNTKDPWQDIFEFGGNGDGTLFYPGTPERPGFTRHQPVVSLRLKHIRDGLEDYEYLRLLEELGDPAFAREAARKLARSGYDIETDTRQWEQVRREVTTRLRKRWEASEYVKRSGVRSK, from the coding sequence ATGGGGGCGGGTTGGTTGGCGGAGGGGTTGCTCGCTGGACTGTTGGCCGCGGCACCCGAGCCGCGAGTGGTGTCCGCGCTGGAGAAGGTCCGGCCGGGAGTGGAGCTGAAGGGCGAGAAGGAGGCCCGGCTGAGCCTCGCGCGCGGTGAGTGCGAGGCCGCCCAGGTGGTGCTCCCCCCGGGCACCTCGAGTGTCCGGGTGAAGCCGCTCTCCCTGCGCGGGCCGGGCAAGGGGGAGCTGAAAGCCTCGGTGTGGCGCGAGGCCTTCCTGGACGTGAAGACGCCCTCCAACTCCCAGGGAAGCACGGGCCCGTGGCCGGATCCGCTGGTCCCCGTGGAGGCCCCGCCAGGGCCGAAGGGTGTGCCCACCGTCCTCTATGTGGAGCTGTGCGCGCCGGAGTCCCAGGCGCCAGGCACGTACCAGGGCGCGCTGCGCGTGGAGGCGGAGGGCAAGGCCCTGGCCTCCGTTCCCTTCACCGCGGAGGTGCAGCCCTTCGTCCTGCCTGCCACCTCCTCACTGCCGAACAGCTTCGGCGTCTCGCTCTACAGCATCGCCCGGAGACACGGGTTGAAGCCCGAGTCCCCCGAGGCCCGCGAGCTGCTGCGGGCCTACGCGGGCGAGCTGCTGGCCCACCGAATCAGCGCCCACGGCATGAGCATGGAGCCGCCACCGGTGCGCTTCGAGGGCGGCAAGGCGGTGGTGGACTTCCGCGCGTACGACGCGGAGATGTCGCCCTTCCTGGAGGGGACGGCGCTGGCCTCGGGGGCCCGCTTCACCACCGCCGAGGTGCGGGACAACCCCACGGCCCGCACCGACAAGGAGAAGGCCGCGTACTACCGCGCCTTCGCCGAGCACTTCCGGCAGAAGGGCTGGCGCGCGCAGCTGTTCTTCTACGCCAAGGACGAACCGAAGCCCGAGGACGTGGCGCTCGTGCGCACCCAGGCGCTGCGGGTGCGCGCGGCCGGCAAGGACGTGCCGGTGCTCGTCACGGCTCCGCTGGATGACGCACTGCGTGGCTCGGCGGACATCCTCGCCCCCACCCTCAACTGCTTCTTCCCGCGCCCCGGGCCGCAGACGTGCCGCAACGTCGTCTCCGCCCAGGCGCTCCGGGGCAAGCTCGACCCCCACGTGAAGGTGTGGTGGTACCAGAGCTGCAACTCGCACGGCTGCACCGGCGGCCCCGCCGAGGACCCCGCGGTGGAGAAGGTCTACGGCAGCTGGGCCTCCTACATGGTGGACCACCCCGCCCCGCTCAACCGGGCCATGGGGCCGCTGGCCTTCCTCTCCGGGGTGGACGGCGAGCTCTATTTCGACACCGTCTACGCCTACAACACGAAGGACCCCTGGCAGGACATCTTCGAGTTCGGCGGCAACGGGGACGGCACCCTCTTCTACCCGGGCACCCCGGAGCGGCCCGGCTTCACCCGCCACCAGCCCGTGGTGTCCCTGCGCCTCAAGCACATCCGCGACGGGCTCGAGGACTACGAGTACCTCCGGCTGCTGGAGGAGCTGGGTGATCCGGCCTTCGCCCGGGAGGCCGCGCGGAAGCTCGCCCGCTCGGGGTATGACATCGAAACGGACACCCGGCAGTGGGAGCAGGTGCGCCGGGAGGTGACCACCCGGCTGAGGAAGCGCTGGGAAGCGTCCGAATACGTGAAGCGTTCGGGCGTCCGTTCGAAGTGA
- a CDS encoding DUF3108 domain-containing protein, translated as MTVMRPTLAALLVCISSAAWAQLPDSESPAEENKAQKPAPAPARVAPCGQRLPVLRNPLAFAPGELLEFDLDAMGATAGKMTMQVQKKQDGSLPVQIKVQTNSFFSKVRKVDATAVSYLHPKTLRPSRYTEDATENEVRRTVDVAFNSKDRSVRVNYTQKGKPGTNNYSYDHEGLDVAGTIYMMRQLPLKEGLPVCFDVYGVRRMWRMTGTVVKREHVSMPLGEFEAWHLSGTAVRLDKPSMSREVHVWITDDERRLPLAAVGSIDLGAVRATLTSYSRPGEKAKQAQGKEQLKW; from the coding sequence ATGACCGTCATGCGCCCTACCCTCGCGGCCCTCCTCGTCTGCATCTCCTCCGCTGCCTGGGCCCAGTTGCCGGATTCGGAGTCTCCCGCCGAGGAGAACAAGGCGCAGAAGCCGGCCCCGGCTCCGGCCAGGGTCGCCCCCTGCGGGCAGCGCCTGCCCGTCCTCCGCAACCCGCTGGCCTTCGCCCCGGGCGAGCTGCTCGAGTTCGACCTCGACGCTATGGGCGCCACCGCCGGGAAGATGACCATGCAGGTGCAGAAGAAGCAGGACGGCTCCCTGCCCGTGCAGATCAAGGTCCAGACCAACTCCTTCTTCTCCAAGGTGCGCAAGGTGGACGCCACCGCGGTGAGCTACCTGCACCCCAAGACGCTCCGGCCCTCGCGCTACACCGAGGACGCCACGGAGAACGAGGTGCGCCGCACCGTGGACGTGGCCTTCAACTCCAAGGACCGCAGCGTCCGCGTGAACTACACCCAGAAGGGCAAGCCGGGCACCAACAACTACTCCTACGACCACGAGGGCCTGGACGTCGCCGGCACCATCTACATGATGCGCCAGCTCCCCCTGAAGGAGGGCCTGCCCGTGTGCTTCGACGTCTACGGCGTGCGCCGCATGTGGCGCATGACCGGCACCGTGGTGAAGCGCGAGCACGTGTCGATGCCGCTCGGCGAGTTCGAGGCCTGGCACCTGTCGGGCACCGCAGTGCGCCTGGACAAGCCCTCCATGTCGCGCGAGGTGCACGTGTGGATCACCGACGACGAGCGCCGGCTGCCGCTCGCGGCCGTGGGCAGCATCGACCTCGGGGCGGTGCGCGCCACCCTCACCTCGTACTCCCGCCCGGGAGAGAAGGCGAAGCAGGCCCAGGGCAAGGAGCAGCTCAAGTGGTAG